A window from Populus trichocarpa isolate Nisqually-1 chromosome 3, P.trichocarpa_v4.1, whole genome shotgun sequence encodes these proteins:
- the LOC7479218 gene encoding auxin-responsive protein SAUR36, translating to MIFTLTAMKRLRGFRIGRKKLARFFKWIARPRRKPARLSSMDLPRRSFNSISKILGMARRLQRGAKTLCFPHSDPGYIRLGHAKPMEVPKGHMAVYVGQPDGDTKRELVPVIYFNHPLFGELLKGTERVYGYNHSGGITIPCGYSEFEKVKVRIAAWNHCHKSRGYSLQRRHHKYW from the coding sequence atgattttcacTTTGACCGCCATGAAAAGGCTTAGAGGTTTCAGGATTGGACGCAAGAAACTAGCGAGATTCTTCAAATGGATAGCCCGACCCAGAAGAAAACCTGCCCGTTTGAGTTCCATGGACCTCCCTAGAAGGTCCTTCAACTCCATTTCCAAAATCCTGGGCATGGCTCGACGTCTGCAGCGTGGAGCTAAGACTCTCTGTTTTCCGCATTCGGATCCGGGTTACATCAGATTGGGCCATGCGAAACCGATGGAGGTACCTAAAGGACACATGGCCGTGTACGTGGGACAACCAGATGGAGATACGAAGAGGGAATTGGTGCCTGTCATTTACTTCAATCACCCACTCTTTGGAGAGCTATTAAAGGGAACAGAGCGGGTATACGGGTATAATCATTCGGGTGGGATCACGATACCGTGTGGGTATTCGGAGTTTGAGAAGGTAAAGGTGAGGATTGCCGCATGGAATCATTGCCATAAAAGTAGAGGTTACAGTTTACAGAGAAGGCACCATAAGTATTGGTAA
- the LOC7465529 gene encoding vacuolar-processing enzyme, which produces METHKPYFLSAIFVLVMLSFLHEQSSQAARLNPVEAGILMPTEKDGPEVDDDDGKEIGTRWAVLVAGSNGYGNYRHQADVCHAYQLLRKGGIKEENIVVFMYDDIAKHEFNPRPGVIINHPQGDDVYAGVPKDYTGVQVTTENLYAVLLGNKSAVKGGSGKVVDSMPNDRIFLYYSDHGGPGVLGMPTMPFLYAMDFIEVLKKKHASGSYKEMVMYIEACESGSIFEGIMPKDINIYVTTASNAEENSWGTYCPGMEPAPPPEYFTCLGDLYSVSWMEDSGKHNLRRETIEQQYHSVKERTSNYNTFTSGSHVMQYGNKSIKGEKLYLYQGFNPASVNFPPNNVHIGGRMDVVNQRDAELVFLWQMYKRSEDGSEKKTQILNQIKETMRHRTQLDSSMELIGTLLFGHKKGSAILKSVREPGSPLVDDWTCLKSMVRRFETHCGSLTQYGMKHMRAFANICNGGVSQASMEEACIAACSGHEFGDLRPSDQGYSA; this is translated from the exons ATGGAGACCCATAAGCCCTATTTTCTGTCCGCTATTTTCGTACTTGTGATGCTGTCTTTTCTACATGAACAAAGTAGCCAGGCCGCTCGGTTAAACCCGGTTGAAGCGGGAATTCTTATGCCAACAGAGAAAGATGGACCGgaagttgatgatgatgatggtaagGAAATTGGCACGAGATGGGCAGTTCTTGTGGCCGGTTCAAATGGTTATGGAAATTACAGGCATCAG GCGGATGTCTGCCATGCGTATCAACTACTAAGAAAAGGTGGGATAAAGGAAGAGAACATAGTAGTGTTTATGTATGATGATATAGCTAAGCATGAGTTCAACCCAAGACCTGGAGTTATCATCAACCATCCTCAAGGAGATGATGTTTATGCCGGTGTGCCTAAG GATTACACCGGCGTACAGGTCACCACTGAGAATCTGTATGCAGTACTTCTTGGTAACAAGAGTGCTGTCAAAGGTGGAAGTGGCAAGGTTGTGGATAGCATGCCCAATGACAGGATCTTCTTGTACTATTCTGATCACGGAGGTCCTGGAGTTCTTG GGATGCCAACTATGCCTTTTCTATATGCAATGGATTTCATTGAGGTTTTAAAGAAGAAACATGCATCTGGGAGTTACAAAGAAATG GTCATGTATATAGAAGCTTGTGAGAGTGGGAGCATCTTCGAAGGGATCATGCCCAAGGACATAAACATTTACGTGACAACAGCATCAAATGCGGAAGAGAATAGCTGGGGAACTTATTGTCCTGGGATGGAGCCAGCTCCACCTCCAGAGTATTTCACTTGCTTAGGGGACTTGTACAGTGTTTCTTGGATGGAAGATAG TGGAAAACACAATCTCAGAAGAGAAACAATAGAGCAACAATATCATTCG GTGAAGGAGAGGACTTCCAATTACAATACGTTCACTTCCGGATCCCATGTGATGCAATATGGGAACAAAAGCATCAAAGGAGAGAAGCTTTATTTGTACCAAGGTTTCAATCCTGCTAGTGTAAACTTCCCTCCAAACAATGTCCACATTGGTGGGCGTATGGATGTTGTTAACCAGAGAGACGCAGAGCTTGTTTTCCTCTGGCAAATG TACAAAAGATCCGAGGATGGTTCAGAAAAGAAGACACAAATCCTCAATCAGATTAAAGAGACTATGAGGCATAGAACTCAGTTGGACAGCAGCATGGAATTGATTGGAACACTATTATTTGGACATAAAAAAGGTTCCGCCATACTTAAATCTGTTAGGGAACCCGGTTCTCCCCTAGTAGATGACTGGACATGCTTAAAATCGATG GTTCGACGGTTTGAAACACACTGTGGATCATTGACGCAGTATGGCATGAAACACATGCGAGCATTTGCTAACATTTGCAATGGTGGTGTCTCTCAAGCCTCCATGGAGGAAGCTTGTATCGCGGCATGTAGCGGCCACGAATTCGGGGACTTGCGTCCTTCAGACCAAGGTTACAGTGCTTGA
- the LOC7479220 gene encoding hsp70-Hsp90 organizing protein 3, translated as MAEEAKSRGNAAFSARDYATAVEHFTDAIALSPTNHVLYSNRSAAHASLHHYADALKDAKKTVELKPDWSKGYSRLGAAHLGLHQIQDAISAYKKGLEIDPNNEGLKSGLADAQAAASQSRAAPAPSPFGNVFSGPEMWAKLTADPSTRMYLQQPDFVKMMQEIQKNPSNLNLYLKDQRVMQAIGVLLNVKFGGPNSGDDMEIPEETSTPQSSASERKEDKKMEEEKVAEPEPMEVTGEEKEEKEAKERKAQAAKEKELGNAAYKKKEFEKAIEHYTKATELDDEDISYLTNRAAVYLETGKYDECIKDCDKAVERGRELRSDFKMVARALTRKGTALVKMAKCSRDYEPAIETFQKALTEHRNPDTLKKLNEAEKAKKDLEQQEYFDPKLAEEEREKGNESFKQQKYPEAVKHYSESLRRNPKDPKTYSNRAACYTKLGALPEGLKDAEMCIELDPTFSKGYTRKGAVQFFMKEYDKALETYQEGLKHDPRNQELLDGVRRCVEQLNKASRGDLSPEELKERQAKGMQDPEIQNILSDPVMRQVLVDFQENPKSAQEHTKNPMVMSKIQKLVQAGIVQMR; from the exons ATGGCCGAAGAAGCCAAATCCCGAGGCAACGCGGCCTTCTCAGCCCGCGACTACGCCACCGCCGTCGAACACTTCACCGACGCCATCGCCCTTTCCCCAACCAATCACGTTCTCTACTCTAACCGGTCGGCGGCTCACGCGTCTCTCCACCACTACGCCGATGCTTTAAAAGACGCTAAGAAAACCGTTGAGCTGAAGCCGGACTGGTCGAAAGGTTACTCTCGCCTCGGCGCCGCTCATCTCGGCTTGCACCAAATCCAAGACGCTATCTCTGCTTACAAGAAAGGACTCGAGATTGATCCTAATAATGAAGGATTAAAATCCGGTTTGGCGGATGCTCAAGCAGCTGCCTCCCAGAGCCGCGCTGCGCCAGCGCCTAGTCCGTTTGGTAACGTATTCTCCGGTCCGGAGATGTGGGCGAAGTTAACAGCGGATCCGTCGACGAGAATGTATTTGCAGCAGCCGGATTTCGTTAAGATGATGCAAGAGATTCAGAAAAACCCTAGTAATTTGAATCTCTACTTGAAGGATCAGAGAGTGATGCAGGCTATTGGGGTTTTGTTGAATGTTAAGTTTGGAGGGCCGAATTCAGGGGACGATATGGAGATTCCGGAGGAGACGTCCACTCCTCAGTCCTCTGCGTCGGAGAGGAAGGAAGATAAGAAGATGGAGGAGGAGAAGGTAGCGGAGCCAGAGCCAATGGAGGTAACGggggaggagaaggaggagaaggaggcGAAGGAGAGGAAAGCTCAAGCAGCGAAAGAGAAGGAGTTGGGGAATGCAGCTTATAAAAAGAAGGAATTTGAGAAGGCTATTGAGCATTATACAAAGGCGACAGAGCTTGATGATGAGGATATTTCGTATTTGACGAATCGTGCTGCTGTTTATTTGGAGACGGGAAAG TATGATGAATGTATTAAAGATTGTGACAAAGCTGTTGAAAGAGGTAGAGAGCTTAGATCAGACTTTAAGATGGTAGCAAGAGCATTGACAAGGAAAGGAACTGCCTTGGTGAAAATGGCAAAATGCTCACGGGACTATGAACCTGCCATTGAGACTTTCCAGAAGGCCCTTACAGAGCATCGCAATCCAGACACGCTGAAGAAGCTAAATGAGGCGGAGAAAGCAAAGAAGGATCTTGAGCAACAAGAATACTTTGATCCAAAATTGGCTGAGGAAGAGCGTGAGAAAG GCAATGAATCTTTCAAGCAGCAGAAGTATCCAGAGGCTGTGAAGCACTACTCAGAATCTTTGAGAAGGAATCCTAAAGATCCCAAG ACATATAGTAACAGAGCTGCATGCTACACCAAACTTGGGGCTCTTCCTGAGGGATTGAAGGATGCAGAGATGTGCATTGAACTTGATCCCACATTCTCAAAGGGTTATACAAGAAAAGGTGCTGTTCAATTCTTCATGAAAGAGTATGATAAAGCCTTGGAAACTTATCAGGAGGGTCTGAAACATGACCCTCGGAACCAGGAATTGTTAGATGGTGTTAGAAG ATGTGTGGAACAGCTCAATAAGGCCAGTCGTGGTGACCTAAGCCCTGAGGAGCTAAAGGAAAGACAG GCCAAGGGAATGCAGGACCCAGAAATTCAGAACATTCTCTCAGATCCCGTCATGAGACAG GTGTTGGTTGACTTCCAAGAGAATCCCAAGTCTGCTCAGGAACACACGAAGAACCCAATGGTGATGAGCAAGATTCAGAAGCTTGTCCAAGCTGGAATTGTCCAGATGAGATAG
- the LOC7465530 gene encoding elongation factor G-2, chloroplastic, giving the protein MAAETVRLTGSASGSSTPCNFNGSQRRPTHLLGLPSSRASISISSSLSHFLGSSARIASHSSKFSTSRQLRGRRRNFSVFAMAADEAKRTVPLKDYRNIGIMAHIDAGKTTTTERILYYTGRNYKIGEVHEGTATMDWMEQEQERGITITSAATTTFWNKHRINIIDTPGHVDFTLEVERALRVLDSAICLFDSVAGVEPQSETVWRQADKYGVPRICFVNKMDRLGANFFRTRDMIVTNLGAKPLVIQIPIGSEDSFKGIVDLVKMKAIVWSGEELGAKFAYEDIPADLQELAQEYRAQMIETIVELDDEAMEGYLEGVEPEEETIKILIRKGTIASIFVPVLCGSAFKNKGVQPLLDAVIDYLPSPIDLPAMQGSDPENPEVTIERAATDDEPFAGLAFKIMTDSFVGSLTFVRVYSGKLSAGSYVMNANKGKKERIGRLLEMHANSREDVKVALTGDIVALAGLKDTITGETLCDPDNPIVLERMDFPDPVIKVAIEPKTKADVDKMTTGLVKLAQEDPSFHFSRDEEINQTVIEGMGELHLEIIVDRLKREFKVEANVGAPQVNYRESISKVAEVKYVHKKQSGGQGQFADITVRFEPMEAGTGYEFKSEIKGGAVPREYVPGVMKGLEECMSNGVLAGFPVVDVRAVLVDGSYHDVDSSVLAFQLAARGAFREGIKKAGPRMLEPIMKVEVVTPEEHLGDVIGDLNSRRGQINSFGDKPGGLKVVDSLVPLAEMFQYVSTLRGMTKGRASYTMQLAKFDVVPQHIQNQLAAKEQEVAA; this is encoded by the exons atgGCAGCGGAGACAGTGAGGCTAACAGGTTCAGCCTCAGGTTCAAGCACACCCTGCAATTTCAATGGGTCTCAAAGAAGACCAACTCACCTTCTTGGTCTCCCTTCTTCTCGTGCTTCAATTTcaatctcttcttctctctctcatttcctGGGAAGCTCTGCGCGCATTGCCTCACACTCTTCTAAGTTCTCAACTTCACGCCAACTGCGAGGGAGGAGGAGAAACTTCTCCGTCTTTGCCATGGCTGCTGATG AGGCAAAGCGTACGGTGCCTTTGAAAGATTACCGGAACATAGGGATTATGGCTCACATAGATGCAGGAAAGACTACTACAACCGAACGGATTCTGTACTATACAGGAAGAAACTACAAAATAGGGGAGGTACATGAGGGAACAGCTACAATGGACTGGATGGAACAAGAGCAAGAAAGAGGGATCACCATTACTTCTGCTGCAACTACCACATTTTGGAACAAGCATCGCATCAACATTATTGATACTCCTGGCCATGTTGATTTCACACTTGAAGTGGAACGAGCTCTCAGGGTTTTGGACAGTGCTATCTGCTTGTTTGACAGTGTTGCTGGTGTGGAACCACAATCTGAAACTGTGTGGAGGCAAGCGGATAAATATGGAGTGCCCAGAATTTGCTTTGTCAATAAGATGGATCGGCTTGGAGCAAACTTTTTCCGAACTCGAGACATGATAGTGACAAACTTGGGTGCCAAACCACTTGTTATTCAAATCCCAATTGGTTCAGAAGATAGCTTTAAAGGAATTGTTGATCTTGTGAAAATGAAAGCTATAGTTTGGTCAGGAGAAGAATTGGGTGCAAAGTTTGCATATGAGGATATTCCAGCTGATCTTCAAGAGTTGGCTCAAGAATACCGTGCACAGATGATAGAGACCATAGTTGAGCTGGATGATGAAGCTATGGAGGGCTATCTAGAGGGAGTTGAGCCTGAGGAGGAAACAATCAAGATATTAATTAGGAAAGGAACGATTGCAAGCATTTTTGTCCCTGTCTTATGTGGCTCTGCTTTTAAGAATAAGGGGGTTCAGCCATTGCTTGATGCTGTCATTGATTATTTGCCTTCGCCTATTGACTTGCCAGCAATGCAGGGTTCTGATCCTGAGAACCCAGAAGTGACAATTGAAAGGGCTGCAACTGATGATGAACCATTTGCTGGACTAGCATTCAAGATCATGACTGATTCATTTGTGGGATCCCTCACATTCGTGAGAGTGTATTCAGGGAAGCTAAGTGCAGGATCTTATGTAATGAATGCGAACAAaggtaaaaaagagagaattggAAGACTTCtagaaatgcatgccaatagCAGAGAGGACGTTAAAGTAGCTTTAACTGGTGATATAGTTGCTCTTGCTGGTCTAAAAGATACCATAACCGGTGAAACTCTTTGTGATCCTGATAATCCTATTGTGCTTGAGAGGATGGACTTCCCTGATCCTGTCATTAAGGTTGCAATTGAACCCAAGACTAAAGCTGATGTTGATAAGATGACGACTGGTTTGGTCAAACTTGCACAGGAAGACCCTTCTTTCCACTTCTCACGTGATGAAGAAATCAACCAGACAGTGATCGAAGGAATGGGAGAATTGCATCTTGAGATTATTGTAGATCGCCTCAAGAGAGAATTTAAG GTAGAAGCAAATGTTGGTGCACCACAAGTGAACTACCGTGAAAGCATTTCCAAAGTAGCAGAAGTGAAGTACGTCCACAAAAAACAGTCTGGTGGGCAAGGACAGTTTGCTGATATAACAGTGCGGTTTGAGCCCATGGAGGCAGGGACTGGATATGAGTTCAAAAGTGAAATCAAGGGAGGTGCAGTGCCAAGAGAATATGTTCCTGGAGTGATGAAAGGACTCGAGGAGTGCATGTCTAACGGAGTGCTTGCTGGCTTTCCTGTTGTCGACGTACGTGCTGTTTTGGTAGATGGTTCTTACCATGATGTTGATTCAAGTGTGTTGGCATTTCAACTGGCGGCCAGAGGGGCTTTCAGGGAAGGGATAAAGAAAGCTGGTCCAAGAATGCTAGAACCTATAATGAAAGTTGAAGTGGTCACACCTGAAGAACATTTGGGTGATGTTATTGGTGATCTCAACTCAAGAAGAGGTCAGATCAACAGCTTTGGTGACAAACCTGGTGGTTTGAAG GTGGTTGATTCCCTTGTTCCACTGGCTGAGATGTTCCAATATGTTAGTACACTTCGAGGAATGACGAAAGGGCGTGCATCCTACACCATGCAATTAGCCAAGTTTGATGTTGTCCCTCAACATATCCAAAACCAGCTTGCTGCGAAAGAACAAGAAGTTGCtgcttga